A genomic segment from Montipora foliosa isolate CH-2021 chromosome 9, ASM3666993v2, whole genome shotgun sequence encodes:
- the LOC137970917 gene encoding zinc finger protein 420-like, with the protein MMSRLVKHRNCCTLKRGFRCKRRSSCLHEERSLIRHEEVHNGYKPYRCKECGKCFSFRGNLTRHSRAHDGKRAYQCNQYGTCFRDTWNLMLHKGVHAKYKCKQCGKCFSQSGGLKTHERVHTGEKPYACKQCGKCFSQAGNLKMHEKVHTGEKPYKCKQCGKCFSQAGNLKTHEKVHTGEKPYECKKRGKGFNQRQSFKTHKRLHIGERPHQCKQCRKCFSLAGHLRRHEKIHTGEKHHQCKQCGKCFSLAGNLKTHEKVHTGEKPYKCKQCGKCFSQAGNLKTHEKVHTGEKPYECKIRGKGFNQRQSFETHKRLHTGERLHQCKQCRKCFSLAGHLRRHEKIHTGEKPYKCKQCGKCFSLAGNLRRHERVHTGEKPYACKQCGKCFSQAGHLKTHEKVHTGEKPYECQHCGKWFREKRHLTKHGRIHAGEKPYQCKQCGNCFREARILRAHETVHTGEKRHECKRCGKCFSQAGNLRRHERLHTGEKRYECKSCGKCFSQAGNLRRHERLHTGEKPYDCKGCGKCFSQAGHLRRHERLHTGEKRFNRKQIRKSFRNRRNVRKQEKAQERSSSTNESEVEIHRPYTRQGHSSNQGAKHSCWLCQEELSSEELLLAHYQNHMTFEEPSTSTS; encoded by the coding sequence ATGATGTCAAGATTAGTTAAGCACAGGAACTGCTGTACTCTCAAGAGGGGTTTTCGGTGTAAACGGAGAAGCAGCTGCCTCCACGAAGAGCGAAGTCTTATAAGACACGAAGAAGTCCATAATGGATATAAGCCTTACAGATGCAAGGAGTGTGGGAAGTGCTTCAGCTTTAGAGGAAATTTAACAAGGCATAGCAGAGCACATGATGGAAAGAGAGCCTATCAATGCAACCAGTATGGCACATGCTTTAGGGATACATGGAATTTAATGTTACACAAAGGAGTCCATGCGAagtataaatgcaaacaatgtggcaagtgttttagccaatcAGGAGGGCTGAAGACACATGAAAGAGTTCATACAGGAGAGAAGCCGTATgcatgcaaacaatgtggcaagtgttttagccaagcaggaaaTCTGAAGATGCATGAAaaagtccatactggagagaagccctataaatgcaaacaatgtggcaagtgttttagccaagcaggaaaTCTGAAGACACATGAAAaggtccatactggagagaagccttatgaatgcaaaaaaCGTGGGAAGGGTTTTAATCAAAGACAAAGTTTTAAGACACATAAAAGACTGCATATAGGAGAAAGGCCTCATCAATGCAAACAATGTAGGAAGTGTTTCAGCCTAGCAGGACATTTGAGGAGACATGAAAaaatccatactggagagaagcaccatcaatgcaaacaatgtggcaagtgttttagcctaGCAGGAAATCTGAAGACTCATGAAaaagtccatactggagagaagccctataaatgcaaacaatgtggcaagtgttttagccaagcaggaaaTCTGAAGACACATGAAAaggtccatactggagagaagccttatgaatgcaaaatACGTGGTAAGGGTTTTAATCAAAGGCAAAGTTTTGAGACACATAAAAGACTGCATACAGGAGAAAGGCTTCATCAATGCAAACAATGTAGGAAGTGTTTCAGCCTAGCAGGACATTTGAGGAGACATGAAAaaatccatactggagagaagccctataaatgcaaacaatgtggcaagtgttttagcctaGCAGGAAATTTAAGGAGACACGAAAGAGTTCATACAGGAGAGAAGCCGTATgcatgcaaacaatgtggcaagtgttttagccaagcaggacaTCTGAAGACACATGAAaaagtccatactggagagaagccctaTGAATGCCAACATTGTGGCAAGTGGTTCAGGGAAAAAAGACATTTAACAAAACATGGCAGAATACATGCGGGAGAGAAGCCTTatcaatgcaaacaatgtggcaattGTTTTAGAGAAGCAAGGATTTTAAGGGCACATGAAActgtccatactggagagaagcgtCATGAATGCAAACGTtgcggcaagtgttttagccaagctgGAAATTTAAGGAGACACGAAAGATTGCATACCGGAGAGAAGCGTTATGAATGCAAAAGTtgcggcaagtgttttagccaagcggGAAATTTAAGGAGACACGAAAGATTGCATAccggagagaagccttatgattGCAAAGGTtgcggcaagtgttttagccaagcggGACATTTAAGGAGACATGAAAGATTGCATACCGGAGAGAAGCGTTTTAATCGTAAGCAAATAAGAAAGTCTTTTCGCAACAGAAGAAATGTCAGGAAACAAGAAAAAGCACAAGAACGTTCGTCAAGCACAAATGAAAGTGAAGTAGAAATTCATCGCCCCTACACTAGACAAGGCCATAGTTCGAACCAGGGTGCAAAACATAGCTGTTGGCTTTGCCAGGAGGAGTTGAGCAGCGAGGAGCTGCTTCTTGCACACTACCAAAATCACATGACATTTGAGGAGCCGTCAACTTCAACTAGTTGA